The candidate division KSB1 bacterium genome includes the window ATAGAAATAAACGATGCGCTGGCTAGAAATGACATTGGATTCGCTTTGCTGCCAGATGAGCAACGAATCTTGATCATCAACTATCAAACCGGAGAGGTCAAATTAATCACAAATGGTATTCTAAAATCGCAGCCATTGCTGACAGTTCCGGACTTGATATTTTCCGCCGAACAGGGTCTTCTGGGCATTGCCCTCGACCCTGATTTTCCGGATTCAAATTATGTTTATCTTTTTCATACACGTAAAGATTCAACAAACAACGTGTCGAGATTCACTTTAGAGGGTGACCTTAACGACCCCAATTCTGACAGTGTTTCTATCGATCTTGGATCGCAGGTAATTCTGATTCAGATGCCAGACACTCTAAGTTTTCATAATGGCGGTACCTTGCGGTTCGGCGGCGATAAGACATTATACATCAGTCACGGTGATGACGGTAAGAAATATCTCGTCCAAGACCTAACGACTCTTCACGGCAAAATACTACGCATCAACCGCGATGGCAGCATTCCAGAAGATAATCCAATTTTTCCGTCTGAACCTGATGAGAAACGGGAAGAGATTTTTGCATTCGGTTTGAGGAACCCGTTTCGATTCAGTATTGATCCTGAAACGGACCAATTATTTATCGGTGATGTGGGTCTTAGCATGCGTGAAGAACTTGATTTAAGTCTGGGTGGCGAGAATTTCGGCTGGCCTC containing:
- a CDS encoding PQQ-dependent sugar dehydrogenase — its product is MALAPGYKALFVLICLLICFEFGYSQTLPEGFSVIEINDALARNDIGFALLPDEQRILIINYQTGEVKLITNGILKSQPLLTVPDLIFSAEQGLLGIALDPDFPDSNYVYLFHTRKDSTNNVSRFTLEGDLNDPNSDSVSIDLGSQVILIQMPDTLSFHNGGTLRFGGDKTLYISHGDDGKKYLVQDLTTLHGKILRINRDGSIPEDNPIFPSEPDEKREEIFAFGLRNPFRFSIDPETDQLFIGDVGLSMREELDLSLGGENFGWPRYEGNQLLDSEAPLSPPDPVFPILDYPHVPGSVSVIALLTYRQKDFPNDFSFPEPYEGTFFYADFFRGPILNLRSDSMGGWTSVEFASGFRNPVDAALGS